Part of the Aquimarina sp. TRL1 genome, GGTAACTGTTTTTTTACCCAAGAATTATTATCACCCGTTGGCTGTAAAAAGTAATTTTGGGGTTCTGTATGTTCTTGATGGGGGAAAGAAGAAGGTGGTAACTAATGGAGTATATGATTTTTTAGCAAATGGTGTAAAACCAGCTATTCCCGAATTAATTATCGTAGCAATTCATCAAAAAAACAGGATGTTTGATTTGACACCTACAAAAGCGACGACTTTTCCGAATGGTAAAAAAACAAAGCGATACGAAAAGAGTGGAAATGCTTTTGCCTTTTATGAATTCATAGCAAACGAAGTAGGAGAGAAGGTAAATAGAATGTATAGAACCAGTGGGTTTAATATATTGACGGGCCATTCTTTTGGAGGACTTAATACACTGTATACACTTTTAGAAAAAGAAGGATTTTTTCAGGCATTTATAGCTTCAGATCCTAGTTTGTGGTGGGATAACAGAAGGTTGTTTTATGATGCTAAAGAGATGTTAATCTCAAAGAAGTTTACAAATAAAAGCTTGTTTCTGGCAATTGCTAACCAACAGGGAACTCCATCAATGCCCGCCAGTAATTTGCATCAGGAAACGATTAAAAGTTTTGCAAAATTATTGGATAATTCCAAAGAAAACGGACTGCATTTTAAGCATAAATTTTATGAAGACAGAGAACACCATTCTGTCAGTATGATTGCTTTGCAAGATGGATTGTCGTTTATTTTTGAAGACGTTTCTTTTCAGTCAACTGATTATAAGTTGACAAGAGAAAAATTACAGGAACGCTATAAAGTATTATCAGATAAAGTAGGAATGTCTTTTAATCCTAGTATACTACAAATTGTAAACCTGGGGGATCTTTTTTCTTTTAAAGGAAATAAAAAGAAAGCCTTGCAGTTTTATAAGTGGGCACTGGAGGAATCCCCTAATAATATACTGATCAAAGAAAGAATAACAAAGATTACATCATAAGTAGTAATTTGAAAATCTCCATACAGAAGAAAATATATAAAATGATTGTTAAGGGTACAGACAAAAGTTTCTTATTTATTTCGGAAGTGTGGAGATTCTTCTTCTGATACTTCAATAATAAAGTATTTAGTATCTCCAAGCCAGGAAAAAGTGCTAAACCGTTCTTTGTATTTTAATTTTACATATCTCCCCTGAAGTTGTTCCAGTTTGCGAATTACTTCTTTGTGTTTATCCTCTACGGAAAAGCTAAAAATTTGTGCTCCTGAAATACCCTGACTAATTTCTCCTTCATAGGTTTTAAATACAATTCCTTTTTTACTAAACTTAATAAGTTCTCCACTTCGAACTCCTTCGCTAAAACTGGAATAATATATAAAAGCAAAGTATGCTGCGAATGATAGTATGATAGATGCAATAATAATTGCTAATATTTTTTTCATAATCTATATCAATAAAGAAGGCTAAGGTACTTAAAAATAAAAAAGTAAAACAGGGAAGTGATATCTTATTCAGTAGCCTTTTTTAATTTTATTAGTTTTTGAAAAAGAATGAAGAAACCAATAGCAAATACAATCCTTCCTAAAAATGAGATCCCATAACTGATCTGGTAATAAATCTTAAATCAATCAAATCCCGCTTCTGAGGAAAAATACATTAATACAGAGGGTAGTAAAGAAGTTAAAAAAGAGACTGATGATCCGGTAAGGATAAAAATTCCTTTTGTGCTTATTTTCAGTTTTGAAAAGATAATAAAGTGTAGTACAAATCAATAAAATAACTGAGATGTTGTATAGCAGAGTTGTAAAAACGTGTATAAAAAGCCTTTCTGGATCCATTAAATAGATATCAATTTATTAAATCGTTATCTTGATTTGCTCGTTTAATGATTGCATCAGGAAGTGATTTTTTTGCTTTTGCTCCCATCTTTTTTAATTTTTCGACACTTGTTATAAGATTTCCGCGTCCTTCTACTAATTTGTTCATAGCAGAGGAATAATCTTTTTTGGCGTCGTCTATTTTTTTTCCTACTCCAGTCAGGTCTTTTACCAGTCCTTCAAATTTATCGTATAAGGCACCAGCTTGTCTGGCAATCTCTAAAGCATTTCGTTGCTGTTTCTCATTGTTCCACATAGTATCAATAGTTCTCAATGTGGCTAATAAGGTCGAGGGAGTAACAATAACAATGTTTTTTTCAAAGGCTTGATTATACAGCTTATTATCTTCATTAATGGCTAACGCAAAAGCAGGTTCTATAGGAACAAAAAGCAATACAAAATCCGGGGATTCTATATCGTATATATCCTGATAATTTTTGGAAGATAATTGATCTACATGTCTTTTTAATGAAGTAACATGCTCCTTGAGATAACTCGTTTTTTGTTGTTCGTCATCTTCATTGATAAAACGTTCATAAGCAGTAAGAGAAACTTTGGAATCTACGATCATTTTTTTATTATCAGGAAGATAGATCACTACATCAGGCAAAATACGTTGCCCATCCTCTGTTGTGAAACTTTGCTGTACGAAGTATTCTCTGTCTTTTTCTAATCCGGATTTTTCTAAAACTCTTTCTAGGACTAATTCTCCCCAGTTTCCTTGGATTTTGCTATCTCCTTTGAGTGCTTTAGTTAGATTTGTTGCTTCTTTACTCATCTGCTCATTAAGGTCTTTTAGACCTAAAATTTGCTGTCGCAAAGCAGCGTGATAATCAATACTTTCCTTATGAGTTTGATCCACTTTTTTTTCGAAATTGACAATTTTTTCCTGCAGTGGAGAAAGGATGTTTTTTATATTCTCTTTATTTTGTTCGGTAAATTTATTAGATTTTTCATCTAGGATCTTATTTGCTAGATTTTCAAACTCTTTTGTGAATTTTTCCTGTAGCTTATCAACCTCTTCCTTTTGTTCTTTGTTTTTGAGTAACAAATTTTCAAACTCTGTATTTCTTCGTGTGAGCTCTGTATTGAGAAAATCTTTTTCCCTTCGTATATCCTCTCTTTCTTTTATGATATCGGAGAGTTGTTTTTCTACTGTGTTTTTATACTCCTGATATTGTTGTTTGGATAATTCGGATTGCTGAACTGCATTTTTTTTGAATTCATCGTATTGTAACTGAATGCGATTCGATTTTTCTTCCAAGGTGTTTTGTTGGTTCTTATTCTTTAGACCAGCAACATATTTTCCTATAAAAAAACCAAGTAAGATAGCGATTACGGCTACAATAAGTAAGATGTATTCTGACATGCTTATTTTTTTAGACCAAAGATAAAGATTAGTTGGTATTTCTATAATATTGGATAAAATAAAAAAGGCTAATTCTTTTACGAATTAGCCTTTGGTATCGTTATAAAATGTGTACTATAGTTGTACTTTGATATCTATTTTGATAAAATCTCCGGTTCCAAAAGTTCCTGATACTTCTGTTACTTTGATAAGCCCTTTCTTTCCGTAGTTATCTACGAATTCAACAACGTCCCCTGCAGAAAGAGAGTTAATCGTCTGATTAGTTGACTGTGTTACAAAATCTAAATCAGTAGCATTGCTTATTGCATCAAACTCGGCAGTTGTCTTAGCAGAAAGACTAAAATATGCTTTGTTGAACACCTCATCAGCAGGTGTATTTGCTACAGTAGCAATGTTAATAATATTAGAAGGATAATCATCAGTAGAAGATAAAGAAGCTTTTCCTGATGCTCCATAGTAATATCCGAAATCCCAAAGAGCAGCATATTCTTCTCCTTGATTAATTTTGTATACAGAGTTATTGTATAAAGAGAGGAAAGTACTAGAAGATCCATCTGCTAACGGAGCAAATAATTGAATTCCTTCATATACGTGAATTCCTGAATTACTATTGTTACCATTACCATACTTAATCGTAATCGTACCAATTACATCATCACCTAAGGCATTTCTTTTGGTAATATCCCTAAAGTCTCCACGACCTGTAGTTGCCCAGAATTTATATACAACTGTTCCGTTGGTTAGGTTAGCAGGAGCGTCTAAGTTGATTTGAAATTCAAAATCTTTTTTGTCGTCTCCAACCAGGTCTAATGAACCATCTGGTTTTTCATCAACTTCCTGTGATGTAAATACAAAAGGTTCTTCTCCGACACCACCAATATCTTGTGTAATGTATAAACGTCTCATAGATTTAGTAGTAGAGGAGAACTTTACTTTAGCTTTAATGGTAGATCCAGTATTACTATCAGCGTTTACAGAAACTTCTCTTTTGTTGCCAACATTATCTTCTGTAACAATCAATTCTGCGTCAAACTCTGAAGTAGGATCCGTGATAACTAAATCATCGTTATCATCTTTACTACAGCTAAAAGATAAGCCAGCAGCGATAATTAATACTAATACAGCTTTGAATTTGAAAATTTTGTTCATTTTTGAAATGGTTTTAATTCAAAAACAAAGGTAGGCTGTTTTGCTAGAAAGTGTATGAGTGTTTCGCACTGAAATTGTATAGTTTTTCCATAATCGGTAAAATAAACCGATGAAATGCATTTTTACAAGTATAAGATCTCTTTTATAGGGCTGAGAAAAGCTAGTTTCTCACTTTATAAGTGCCGGTTTCACTGTCAAAAATGATGAGATCCTGAGGGAATAGTGAAGAAAAGCTTCTACATTGAATCAGTTCTTTTGGTCGTCCAAACTCAAACCCATCTGTATTCATGACAATCATTTTGTCACATAATTGAATAGCGAAATCAATTTCATGAGTAGAAAATAAGATGGTTTTTTTCGTTTCAAAAGCGAGACGTTTTAGCAGTTTTAAGATATATGCTTTGTGATAGATGTCGAGATGAGTTGTAGGCTCATCCAGAAGGATGATAGGAGTATCCTGAGCAATGGCTCTGGCGATGAGTACCTTTTGCAATTGTCCGTCACTGAGTTCAAAGCATCTTTTTTCTGTTAATTCATTAATATGAGTGATATCGATCGCTTTTTTGACAATATTAATATCTTCTTCAGTCAATTTTCCTACCCAGTTGGTATATGGATGTCTTCCCAGTGCAACAAGTTCTTTTACGGTTAGATTTTTAGAAGAAATACGCTCTGTAAGGACGACACTTAATTGGGTAGCAAGTTCCTG contains:
- a CDS encoding alpha/beta hydrolase encodes the protein MKISYSYTIICCLFFFCSLYGQKEKNYVYKHVISSEVLGEDRLVTVFLPKNYYHPLAVKSNFGVLYVLDGGKKKVVTNGVYDFLANGVKPAIPELIIVAIHQKNRMFDLTPTKATTFPNGKKTKRYEKSGNAFAFYEFIANEVGEKVNRMYRTSGFNILTGHSFGGLNTLYTLLEKEGFFQAFIASDPSLWWDNRRLFYDAKEMLISKKFTNKSLFLAIANQQGTPSMPASNLHQETIKSFAKLLDNSKENGLHFKHKFYEDREHHSVSMIALQDGLSFIFEDVSFQSTDYKLTREKLQERYKVLSDKVGMSFNPSILQIVNLGDLFSFKGNKKKALQFYKWALEESPNNILIKERITKITS
- a CDS encoding 6-phosphogluconate dehydrogenase; translation: MKKILAIIIASIILSFAAYFAFIYYSSFSEGVRSGELIKFSKKGIVFKTYEGEISQGISGAQIFSFSVEDKHKEVIRKLEQLQGRYVKLKYKERFSTFSWLGDTKYFIIEVSEEESPHFRNK
- the rmuC gene encoding DNA recombination protein RmuC, translating into MSEYILLIVAVIAILLGFFIGKYVAGLKNKNQQNTLEEKSNRIQLQYDEFKKNAVQQSELSKQQYQEYKNTVEKQLSDIIKEREDIRREKDFLNTELTRRNTEFENLLLKNKEQKEEVDKLQEKFTKEFENLANKILDEKSNKFTEQNKENIKNILSPLQEKIVNFEKKVDQTHKESIDYHAALRQQILGLKDLNEQMSKEATNLTKALKGDSKIQGNWGELVLERVLEKSGLEKDREYFVQQSFTTEDGQRILPDVVIYLPDNKKMIVDSKVSLTAYERFINEDDEQQKTSYLKEHVTSLKRHVDQLSSKNYQDIYDIESPDFVLLFVPIEPAFALAINEDNKLYNQAFEKNIVIVTPSTLLATLRTIDTMWNNEKQQRNALEIARQAGALYDKFEGLVKDLTGVGKKIDDAKKDYSSAMNKLVEGRGNLITSVEKLKKMGAKAKKSLPDAIIKRANQDNDLIN
- a CDS encoding ABC transporter ATP-binding protein gives rise to the protein MSQENQHIVIQTENLSIGYRQHKKLMVVAADINLKLYEGELIGLVGANGIGKSTLLKTIAKVHPLLHGSIFLSDKEIRKYTPQELATQLSVVLTERISSKNLTVKELVALGRHPYTNWVGKLTEEDINIVKKAIDITHINELTEKRCFELSDGQLQKVLIARAIAQDTPIILLDEPTTHLDIYHKAYILKLLKRLAFETKKTILFSTHEIDFAIQLCDKMIVMNTDGFEFGRPKELIQCRSFSSLFPQDLIIFDSETGTYKVRN